The following proteins are co-located in the Sphingorhabdus lutea genome:
- a CDS encoding carboxyltransferase domain-containing protein encodes MNQINIIYSGEDYILIAPYEGLSASQTASRLRSDFFADIIAGWSDIAISYDPLLYDEAKIMAQITQCLSPPHDKVQTDEKQHILTANFTAADAPDILMASQFYDMSKDDFISHIQTSIFDVVMMGFQPGFAYLQNSNDLFQRPMTRLDNPRQHVPAGSIGFLGNRACIYANDGPGGWPIIGRISQSLVHLDIAENGQSPFLLKLGDEIIFSSVEIAT; translated from the coding sequence ATGAACCAAATTAACATCATATATAGCGGCGAAGATTATATCCTTATCGCGCCATATGAAGGATTAAGCGCATCACAAACCGCAAGCCGTCTGCGCAGCGATTTTTTTGCCGATATTATTGCCGGATGGTCTGATATCGCCATAAGCTATGACCCATTATTATATGATGAGGCAAAGATTATGGCGCAAATTACCCAATGCCTTTCCCCGCCACATGATAAAGTGCAAACAGATGAAAAACAGCATATATTAACTGCAAATTTTACTGCTGCGGATGCGCCCGACATTTTAATGGCCAGCCAATTTTACGATATGAGCAAAGATGATTTTATATCCCATATCCAAACAAGCATATTTGACGTGGTGATGATGGGCTTTCAACCCGGCTTTGCATATTTACAAAATTCTAATGATTTATTTCAACGCCCCATGACGCGTTTGGATAATCCCCGGCAACATGTACCGGCTGGAAGTATTGGTTTTTTGGGAAATCGCGCCTGTATTTATGCAAATGACGGCCCGGGCGGCTGGCCCATTATTGGCCGGATAAGTCAATCATTAGTGCATTTAGATATAGCGGAAAATGGCCAATCGCCCTTTTTATTAAAATTGGGGGATGAGATTATTTTTTCGTCCGTGGAAATTGCAACATGA
- a CDS encoding OmpH family outer membrane protein, whose translation MIKSMKNILMAATASALFIAPAAQAQVAGIATADVTTSIVKAKGFGAAYEQVQNTFSANSGLIQGKLKEINDINAQLDTDGNKELTQAELDAAIKAKNPLLTQLQQKEDEINQLEAPAIRARVYIIEQYLQQYAAAQQSVVTAKKINFILAPDAFLWAPEAIDISPAITAELDKLVPTASITPPAEWQPSRQGYGIYEQIQQLLTNVARQRAAQAAAQQNAPAANAAQPESR comes from the coding sequence ATGATTAAATCTATGAAAAATATTTTAATGGCTGCAACTGCCTCGGCATTATTTATCGCTCCTGCGGCACAGGCACAGGTTGCTGGTATCGCGACTGCCGATGTCACAACCTCTATTGTAAAGGCAAAGGGTTTTGGGGCTGCATATGAACAGGTTCAAAATACTTTCAGCGCGAATAGCGGATTGATACAGGGCAAGTTAAAAGAAATTAACGACATAAATGCCCAGCTTGATACCGATGGCAATAAAGAGCTAACCCAGGCTGAACTTGATGCAGCGATTAAGGCTAAAAACCCGCTTTTGACGCAATTACAACAAAAAGAAGATGAAATAAATCAATTGGAAGCACCTGCAATTCGTGCGCGTGTTTATATAATTGAGCAATATTTGCAGCAATATGCCGCCGCACAGCAAAGCGTGGTGACAGCGAAAAAAATCAATTTTATTTTGGCGCCCGATGCATTTTTATGGGCACCTGAAGCAATTGATATTTCGCCCGCAATTACGGCGGAATTGGATAAATTGGTGCCAACAGCATCAATTACACCGCCCGCAGAATGGCAGCCTTCGCGTCAGGGATATGGCATTTATGAACAAATTCAACAATTATTGACCAATGTTGCGCGTCAACGCGCCGCACAGGCCGCTGCACAACAAAATGCGCCAGCTGCCAATGCTGCGCAACCTGAATCACGCTAA
- the rpmE gene encoding 50S ribosomal protein L31 produces the protein MKKDIHPDYHMIKVQMTDGSQFETRSTWGKEGDVLKLDIDPSSHPAWNGGNQRMLDAGGQVARFNKRFGGLSLKK, from the coding sequence ATGAAAAAAGATATTCATCCCGATTATCACATGATTAAAGTACAAATGACCGATGGTTCGCAATTTGAAACGCGTTCCACATGGGGCAAGGAAGGCGACGTCCTGAAATTGGATATTGACCCTTCTTCTCACCCTGCATGGAATGGTGGCAACCAACGTATGTTGGATGCAGGCGGTCAGGTTGCACGCTTTAACAAGCGTTTTGGCGGTCTTTCACTTAAAAAATAA
- a CDS encoding biotin-dependent carboxyltransferase family protein: MIAALKIINPGIGSTLQGIPYRANRAFGMPLCGPAEPIMMALANYLVGNESSALALETGWSPLRLTAMGDVKIAVAGSIDYVTINGVIADHYSTLYVPCGGDIFIMPNNIGRSCYLAISGGFVGEKWMQGNSTYLPSKIGGSALIPIFGGHILHANHPQIIGDNICHIPIEYRQPILTDKIIRFIAGPEWHLLDEGQKALFTTQKWQISNRGDRMGLSLNGKNALKIPHHHMDSSAVFNGTIQCPPNGQPYILGVDGQTSGGYPRIAQIIAADRHLIGGCAPGNNIIFQMKEPEEARRLHRLKLSKWRELLPDLRLD; encoded by the coding sequence ATGATAGCCGCGTTAAAAATTATAAATCCGGGCATTGGCTCGACCTTACAGGGAATTCCCTATCGCGCGAATCGCGCCTTTGGCATGCCCCTATGCGGTCCTGCAGAGCCGATTATGATGGCATTGGCCAATTATTTGGTAGGAAATGAAAGCAGCGCCCTTGCCCTTGAAACAGGCTGGTCGCCGCTTCGCTTAACCGCCATGGGTGATGTGAAAATTGCGGTTGCAGGTTCAATTGATTATGTGACGATAAATGGCGTAATTGCGGACCATTATTCCACCCTATATGTACCATGCGGCGGCGACATATTCATCATGCCCAATAATATAGGACGCAGCTGCTATCTTGCCATATCGGGCGGATTTGTCGGGGAAAAATGGATGCAAGGTAATTCAACCTATCTTCCTTCCAAAATTGGTGGTTCGGCCTTGATCCCTATTTTTGGAGGGCATATTTTACATGCCAATCACCCGCAAATTATTGGAGATAATATATGCCATATCCCGATTGAATATCGCCAGCCAATTTTGACAGATAAGATTATCCGTTTTATTGCCGGGCCAGAATGGCATTTATTAGATGAAGGACAAAAGGCGCTATTCACAACGCAAAAATGGCAGATTAGCAATCGTGGAGACCGAATGGGATTGTCATTAAACGGCAAAAATGCGTTAAAAATTCCGCATCATCATATGGATAGCAGCGCGGTTTTCAACGGCACCATTCAATGCCCGCCAAATGGACAGCCCTATATTTTGGGGGTTGATGGCCAAACAAGCGGCGGATATCCGCGCATTGCCCAAATTATCGCGGCGGATCGGCATTTAATTGGTGGCTGTGCGCCGGGAAATAATATTATTTTCCAAATGAAAGAACCGGAGGAAGCGCGTCGCCTCCACCGGTTAAAACTTTCAAAATGGCGGGAATTACTTCCCGATTTACGGCTGGATTAA
- a CDS encoding 5-oxoprolinase subunit PxpA, protein MANIDLNCDLGEDSAAESQARDIKIMDVVSSVNIACGGHAGDEFSMAYMMKEAAKRGVAIGAHPSFPDTQNFGRKEMIMTSDQLSSAIISQLEIFADIAHAQNIVVRHVKPHGALYNIAARNAEISHIICAAVAEIFPNINYYGLAGSQCRGIAAQYGLKYIDEAFADRRYNQDKSLVQRSEPDAILHDVPEQSIQALNMALGRPILDKNGADLTINAQSLCLHSDSNDALKSAQAIYQILQENGISIQPI, encoded by the coding sequence ATGGCGAACATTGACCTTAATTGCGACCTTGGCGAAGACAGCGCCGCCGAATCACAGGCGCGCGACATTAAAATTATGGATGTGGTCAGCAGCGTAAATATTGCATGTGGCGGGCATGCGGGCGATGAATTTAGCATGGCATATATGATGAAGGAGGCGGCAAAGCGCGGCGTTGCCATTGGCGCGCATCCCTCCTTTCCCGATACGCAAAATTTTGGCCGTAAAGAAATGATAATGACATCGGATCAATTATCATCGGCCATTATATCTCAACTGGAAATTTTTGCTGATATTGCCCACGCCCAAAATATCGTGGTGCGCCATGTAAAACCCCATGGGGCATTATATAATATCGCGGCAAGAAATGCGGAAATTTCGCATATTATTTGCGCAGCTGTGGCCGAAATTTTTCCCAATATAAATTATTATGGGCTCGCCGGATCGCAATGCCGCGGTATTGCGGCCCAATATGGCCTTAAATATATTGATGAAGCCTTTGCCGATCGGCGATATAATCAGGATAAAAGTTTGGTCCAGCGTAGCGAGCCCGATGCCATTTTGCATGATGTCCCCGAACAATCTATACAGGCGCTAAATATGGCGCTTGGCAGACCAATATTGGATAAAAATGGCGCCGATTTAACCATAAACGCACAAAGCCTTTGCCTTCATTCAGATAGCAATGACGCATTGAAAAGCGCACAGGCAATTTATCAAATTTTGCAAGAAAATGGCATTTCCATCCAACCGATATGA
- a CDS encoding Glu/Leu/Phe/Val family dehydrogenase, which yields MTSIWELPDFDAHEAVHVVEDYKSGLRSVIAVHSTNLGPAAGGTRFWHYAQPQMAITDALRLSRGMSYKNAMAGLPLGGGKAVILADAKRTKTPEMLAAFGRAINQYNEQYVTAEDVGMSDMDMVEISKQTKYVAGLPVSDPNLAGGDPGPYTAYGVYLGIKAAAKHKLGVDDMRGVRVAIQGVGSVGGGVAKLLAKDGAILILADLFADKAAKLAEEIDAAHVDLDNIMTSECDIFSPNALGAVLNQQSIAALKCQIVAGGANNQFATARDSQILFERGILYAPDYVINAGGIINVGLEYLGNATVDDVNERIKIIPQRLSDIWKQSEETNIASSKIADQMAQKLIGR from the coding sequence ATGACCTCTATTTGGGAATTGCCTGATTTTGACGCGCATGAAGCGGTTCATGTTGTTGAGGATTATAAAAGCGGACTGCGAAGCGTGATCGCCGTTCACTCCACAAATTTAGGACCCGCAGCAGGCGGTACCCGATTTTGGCATTATGCACAGCCGCAAATGGCGATTACCGACGCGCTGCGTTTGTCACGCGGAATGAGTTATAAAAATGCAATGGCCGGATTGCCCCTTGGCGGTGGTAAAGCGGTGATATTGGCCGATGCAAAACGCACAAAAACCCCCGAAATGCTGGCGGCATTTGGACGCGCGATTAACCAATATAATGAACAATATGTCACTGCCGAAGATGTTGGCATGTCCGATATGGATATGGTGGAAATTTCAAAACAAACCAAATATGTTGCCGGCCTGCCGGTTAGCGACCCAAATCTGGCTGGTGGCGACCCAGGGCCCTATACCGCCTATGGCGTATATTTGGGCATAAAGGCAGCGGCAAAGCATAAATTGGGCGTTGATGATATGCGCGGCGTTCGTGTGGCGATACAGGGCGTGGGCAGTGTTGGCGGGGGGGTCGCCAAATTATTGGCCAAGGATGGCGCAATATTGATTTTGGCGGATTTATTTGCGGATAAAGCCGCAAAATTGGCCGAGGAAATTGACGCGGCGCATGTCGATCTGGACAATATCATGACCAGCGAATGTGATATTTTCAGCCCCAATGCATTGGGCGCGGTTTTAAACCAACAAAGCATTGCTGCGTTAAAATGCCAAATTGTTGCCGGCGGCGCGAATAATCAATTTGCCACCGCGCGCGATTCGCAAATATTGTTTGAACGCGGCATTTTATATGCACCGGATTATGTCATAAATGCGGGCGGCATTATAAATGTTGGGTTGGAATATTTGGGTAATGCAACGGTGGATGATGTGAATGAGCGGATTAAAATCATTCCACAGCGGTTAAGCGATATTTGGAAACAAAGCGAAGAAACCAATATTGCATCGTCAAAAATTGCCGATCAAATGGCGCAAAAATTAATTGGCCGATAA
- a CDS encoding NRAMP family divalent metal transporter — protein MLKIKIMGIGKALLQYRPGPAMLVSAAFIGPGTVTICTLSGVKFGYSLLWVMLFATFATIILQNLASHVAIILQKGLGEAILDALPNKLTKILFSIILITALFVGNSAYESGNIAGVMMGINAINPQITPSLLPLLVGGFVILMVFFGAQKWLEKILIAIVVVMSISFLISLIIVKPNFALMMGGFIPNLSDENLFTAIALVGTTIVPYNLFLHAALSKKHWKSADKLTEANVENAVSISLGGLVSMAIIATAAAAFFGNNIEIQSAADMAGQMRPLFGDVAQYALGAGLFAAGLTSAITAPMATAYIACEITGAQGKNYEQILFKSTAILVAAIGTALASLGIKPVEIITIAQFANGLLLPIVALFLMILITSSSALAAHRPGKIKIISGWVILIFCTFLGAKSLLGAESLTHILGLS, from the coding sequence ATGCTAAAAATTAAAATTATGGGAATTGGAAAAGCATTATTACAATATCGGCCTGGCCCTGCCATGTTGGTTTCTGCGGCATTTATTGGACCAGGAACGGTCACAATATGCACGTTAAGCGGCGTAAAATTTGGCTATTCACTATTGTGGGTCATGTTATTTGCCACTTTTGCCACCATAATTTTGCAAAATTTGGCCAGCCATGTTGCCATCATCCTGCAAAAGGGATTGGGAGAGGCGATTTTGGACGCCCTGCCCAATAAATTAACGAAAATATTATTCTCTATCATCCTTATTACAGCATTATTTGTAGGCAATAGTGCCTATGAATCGGGCAATATTGCGGGGGTGATGATGGGAATTAACGCCATCAACCCACAAATTACGCCTTCGTTACTCCCCTTATTGGTCGGAGGATTCGTTATTTTAATGGTATTTTTTGGGGCGCAAAAATGGTTGGAGAAAATTTTAATCGCCATTGTGGTGGTGATGAGCATTTCTTTTTTAATCAGTTTAATCATCGTAAAACCGAATTTTGCGTTAATGATGGGCGGTTTTATCCCCAATCTTTCTGATGAAAATCTATTCACCGCAATTGCATTGGTTGGCACCACAATAGTGCCATATAATTTATTTTTGCACGCGGCTTTATCCAAAAAACATTGGAAAAGCGCGGATAAACTGACCGAGGCGAATGTCGAAAATGCTGTTTCCATTTCACTGGGCGGGCTGGTTTCCATGGCGATTATTGCCACTGCCGCCGCAGCATTTTTTGGTAATAATATTGAAATTCAAAGCGCCGCCGACATGGCGGGGCAAATGCGTCCCTTATTTGGTGATGTCGCGCAATATGCATTGGGCGCGGGTTTATTTGCCGCCGGTTTAACCTCCGCCATAACTGCGCCAATGGCCACAGCATATATTGCCTGCGAAATCACCGGCGCACAGGGCAAAAATTATGAACAAATATTGTTCAAATCCACCGCCATTTTGGTGGCGGCCATTGGCACCGCCCTGGCCTCCTTGGGAATTAAACCGGTTGAAATTATTACCATTGCACAATTTGCAAATGGGCTTTTACTGCCAATTGTCGCACTTTTCTTAATGATATTGATAACATCAAGCTCTGCATTGGCGGCGCATAGGCCGGGTAAGATAAAAATTATTTCAGGATGGGTTATCTTGATTTTTTGCACCTTTTTGGGCGCAAAATCATTATTGGGCGCCGAATCATTGACTCATATTCTTGGATTAAGTTGA
- the fabZ gene encoding 3-hydroxyacyl-ACP dehydratase FabZ: MTKVEGYDVRKVMAVLPHRYPMLLVDRVEELVMNERIVAVKAVTMNEGFFQGHFPGRPIMPGVMIVEALAQAAGVLAMESLGLAGSGKLVYFMSIDNAKFRAPVEPGCLLHLNVEFTKQSKRACRFAGKAMLGDIVAAEAEFMAMIADPPQ; the protein is encoded by the coding sequence ATGACCAAAGTCGAGGGATATGATGTCCGCAAGGTGATGGCGGTGCTTCCGCACCGTTATCCCATGTTGTTAGTTGACCGTGTTGAAGAACTGGTCATGAATGAGCGGATTGTCGCGGTAAAGGCTGTGACCATGAATGAAGGGTTTTTTCAAGGGCATTTCCCTGGACGCCCCATCATGCCAGGGGTTATGATTGTTGAGGCTTTGGCACAGGCGGCTGGCGTGTTGGCGATGGAAAGCCTTGGTCTTGCCGGATCGGGTAAGCTGGTTTATTTCATGTCAATTGACAATGCCAAATTCCGTGCGCCCGTTGAACCGGGTTGTTTACTGCATTTAAATGTCGAATTTACCAAACAGAGCAAACGTGCCTGCCGATTTGCGGGTAAGGCAATGTTGGGTGATATTGTGGCCGCAGAGGCGGAATTTATGGCAATGATTGCAGATCCCCCGCAATAA